The following proteins are encoded in a genomic region of Cricetulus griseus strain 17A/GY chromosome 7, alternate assembly CriGri-PICRH-1.0, whole genome shotgun sequence:
- the LOC100753152 gene encoding schlafen family member 12-like gives MAAEKMNITVDRESPSAEVVLDVGEVTLGIKSRKEMQDSQRKQQNTNILTAVCALLNSRGGVVKAHIENQDYNFNKHGLGEDLDTSFKAILPLAQNHLDFKQEEYFFFISVKSHSLDISGLQLATIATNLYMRNGASCVQMDLDTALQFFIDIANPGLRSPIKTSLLDKRPGEDMQDLHVQEELHVRELAAAFFDQTVLTEMAEFSFSESKNVEYKSFETDKLVQRVKEILPLIVSAFANTDGGYLFIGLNEKKKQIIGFKADERKLEVLRSEIEKCIGHLPVTHFCEEEEKIKYTCKFIQVHRQGTVCSYVCALRVERFCCAVFAAEPNSWHVEGSRVERFTSEKWVKLQVAGRLRSGGKLTSRIHLAS, from the coding sequence ATGGCTGCTGAGAAAATGAACATCACTGTTGATCGTGAAAGCCCTTCTGCTGAGGTGGTTCTAGATGTAGGAGAAGTCACTCTTGGGATAAAAAGTAGGAAGGAAATGCAGGATTCTCAGAGgaaacaacagaatacaaatattttaacagCTGTGTGTGCTCTGCTGAATTCTAGAGGGGGAGTGGTCAAGGCTCATATTGAAAATCAGGACTATAATTTCAACAAACATGGACTAGGGGAAGATTTGGATACCTCTTTCAAGGCTATTCTGCCACTTGCTCAGAACCACCTAGACTTCAAGCAAGAAGAATACTTCTTTTTCATCTCTGTGAAATCACACAGTCTGGATATCTCTGGTTTGCAGCTTGCCACCATTGCAACCAATTTGTATATGAGAAATGGAGCCTCCTGTGTTCAAATGGACTTGGATACTGCTCTGCAATTCTTCATAGACATAGCCAACCCTGGATTAAGATCTCCAATAAAAACAAGTTTGCTTGACAAAAGGCCTGGTGAAGACATGCAAGATCTCCACGTGCAAGAAGAGCTGCACGTGCGAGAGCTGGCTGCTGCTTTTTTTGACCAAACAGTACTCACAGAAATGGCAGAATTCTCCTTTAGCGAATCCAAAAATGTTGAATATAAATCATTTGAAACAGATAAGTTGGTACAACGAGTTAAAGAGATTCTCCCTCTAATTGTCTCTGCATTTGCCAACACGGACGGAGGATATCTGTTTATTGgtttgaatgaaaagaaaaaacaaataattggCTTTAAAGCAGATGAGAGAAAACTTGAGGTGCTAAGGAGTGAAATAGAGAAGTGCATTGGACACCTGCCTGTCACTCACTtctgtgaggaggaggagaagataaAGTACACATGCAAATTCATCCAAGTCCACAGACAAGGAACTGTGTGTTCATATGTCTGTGCTCTCAGAGTGGAGAGATTTTGCTGTGCTGTGTTTGCTGCCGAGCCCAATTCCTGGCACGTGGAAGGCAGCCGTGTGGAGAGATTTACCTCAGAGAAATGGGTGAAGCTCCAGGTGGCTGGCAGGTTAAGGTCAGGAGGGAAATTAACATCTAGAATACATTTAGCCAGTTAA